A region from the Onychostoma macrolepis isolate SWU-2019 chromosome 18, ASM1243209v1, whole genome shotgun sequence genome encodes:
- the si:ch211-245j22.3 gene encoding guanylyl cyclase inhibitory protein — protein MKMGQAATLPCRKGGTYVTELYEWFRKFLNECPSGLITLHEFRRHFCNGTVGKESAEYAEQIFRTLDNNGDGVVDFREYVTAISMLIEGTTVEKLRWSFKLYDKDKDGAITRSEMLEIMQAVYKMSVAASLTKPDPLTAEECTNRIFVRLDKDKNAVISQEEFIEGALKDEWIREMLECDPNTVKMERPLKGNAVL, from the exons ATGAAGATGGGACAGGCCGCAACTTTACCCTGCAGAAAAGGTGGTACCTACGTCACCGAGCTTTATGAATGGTTCAG GAAGTTCCTGAATGAATGTCCCAGTGGACTGATCACCCTCCATGAGTTCAGACGTCACTTCTGCAATGGAACCGTGGGAAAAGAGTCAGCGGAGTATGCAGAGCAGATATTCCGCACGCTAGATAACAATGGG GATGGAGTTGTGGACTTCAGAGAATATGTGACAGCTATCAGCATGTTGATTGAGGGCACGACGGTGGAGAAGCTGCGCTGGTCCTTCAAACTCTATGACAAAGACAAAGATGGAGCCATCACACGCTCAGAGATGCTGGAAATCATGCAG GCTGTGTACAAGATGAGCGTTGCAGCTTCTCTGACCAAACCTGATCCACTGACTGCTGAAGAATGCACCAATAGGATATTTGTACGGCTGGACAAAGATAAAAATG CCGTTATCAGTCAAGAGGAATTCATTGAAGGCGCGCTGAAAGACGAATGGATCAGAGAGATGTTGGAGTGTGATCCAAACACAGTGAAGATGGAGAGGCCTCTCAAGGGCAATGCAGTGCTGTAA